The region CTTACCTTCTCTTTATAGGCTTCTTTTTCTTGGGCAGTCATCGTGGTGGGGTTGGACATAAATGTTATCCTCTCTGTTTTTATTTACTGTAGGTTTTCTACAAAAGCTACACCAGCCGGCGATCGGAAGGAAAATGTAGAACATCTCCCGGTATCACACCAGTGGGGACAGTTAATGTTGTTTTTCTAGAATGCTTAAATTTGACTGAATTAGCCAAGTCCTGGATCGGGACTAGAATCTACCAGTGATGGATAGGGCGATCACAATTAGGGCTAAAGCCAGGTTAGCGGCCAATCCGAAACCAATTAACTTGCGTCTAAACTGTTGCTTAGAGTCTGGATCAATTTCTGATACGGGAGGAGAAACTGGGTAAGCGTTAATCAAACCTGAATCGGTGACCCGGTAAGCAGGCTCAACGTTGGGGGAAGAGGGCGCATCTGCTTTGCCTGCGTTTTCTTTCATTTCTGACTCTGGAGTCAGAGGCTTTTCCCTCTCTGTCAATCCCTTAGCGGCAACTTCAGAGGGAATCAGCTCGCTCCCATCGCTGATATGTTGACCACGGTTATTTTTAGCAGTGGTTTCTTTTTCCAGTGCTGTGTTTTGGCTATCCATTGATAACCCTCCATCTAACGACAGCAAGTATTTGCCTTGCTATAATTCCATTGTAACTCCCCGTCGTGCTTTTGTCAACTCAAAGTAATTTAACTTTAAATATATTGTCGTAACTTTATAATTGCTTTGTTATTACAAGTGAAATCATTAAAGCCCTATAGAATGCCGTGTCAGTCCGCTGAAAGTTGCTATGCTGGGGAAAGAGAAGGACTCTGTGAGGGCAATGATTAGAACAAAACCGAAATCCGATAAAGTGCTGACGATTCGTTTACCGGAAAAAGATTTGATTCATTTAGAGCGTTACTGTACGGCGGAGGGGCGGACAAAAACCGAGGTGTTGCGTCAGCTAATCCAAAATTTACCCACAGTTCCAGACTAGGAGCATATTTTGCTATAATCGTGGGTCGCTCAAAATAGATAATTCAATAGTTGGCATTAAGCACTATGTACAATCCTTCCCTCCGTCGAGAAGCCCGTTATGAGCCAGCGGCGGTTTTGCCTGTTACCCGTGAGCAGTCTCTGATTGACTGGCTAGAAAGTAATAATCGTTTGATTTATCGGGAAATTGAAGAGGGCACCACCAGCAATATGAGTGACGAGGATGTTGATATTGCTGAGTTGATGGATGGGGATGACAATCTCTATAGTGACGATAGCAGTGATGATATGGATGAAGACTAAGCCTGAAAAGCTAAGTTAATTCAGATCTGTATCAGTCAGTTTTGGAAAACTCTGCCCGCCGGGGGGGGGGATTTTCGTCCCGGATGTTGAGGGGGGCATTCCCATGGGCTACCTGGGAGTGGTTGGCAAGGATATTTTTCGGAAGTCCCCATCTCATCCCAGGGGTTGGGGAGAATCTTTGTGATAAGGAGGATTTAACCTTCCCCTCGCTTTGGACAGTTTAATTGTCAAACCAATCTCGT is a window of Synechocystis sp. PCC 7338 DNA encoding:
- a CDS encoding ribbon-helix-helix protein, CopG family, with the protein product MIRTKPKSDKVLTIRLPEKDLIHLERYCTAEGRTKTEVLRQLIQNLPTVPD
- a CDS encoding DUF3134 domain-containing protein, with translation MYNPSLRREARYEPAAVLPVTREQSLIDWLESNNRLIYREIEEGTTSNMSDEDVDIAELMDGDDNLYSDDSSDDMDED